From Pan paniscus chromosome 9, NHGRI_mPanPan1-v2.0_pri, whole genome shotgun sequence, the proteins below share one genomic window:
- the LOC117974904 gene encoding LOW QUALITY PROTEIN: uncharacterized protein LOC117974904 (The sequence of the model RefSeq protein was modified relative to this genomic sequence to represent the inferred CDS: inserted 2 bases in 1 codon) → MSGLTTGASLSCPGTGSMTLVGHWGRCYLLTERRLLSCGLTEHVFRPAPSSLADAEDARKATCLMLAWPGDRSPLGLCPVVAGLAGRGXQQWGASKWSPTFQPWGCCIGLPHVTSQALMLLLLKGVRPDGQVKSVLQGGVYPPLPGGGARLGPPLALVRVLSCCACLFWSGEKNGMTSEEGKDCLAFIESTLCFSSPLQSLGGLSGGSGQSAQDSQVRYYYDHFYHHHLYKTNDTAS, encoded by the exons ATGTCTGGCCTCACAACAGGGGCCAGTCTTTCGTGTCCAGGAACAGGATCGATGACCCTTGTAGGACACTGGGGGCGCTGTTACCTCCTCACCGAGCGCAGGTTGCTGTCCTGTGGTCTAACAGAGCATGTATTCAGACCCGCACCCTCATCTTTGGCGGATGCTGAAGATGCAAGAAAAGCCACCTGCTTGATGCTTGCTTGGCCTGGAGATCGTTCTCCTCTTGGTCTGTGTCCCGTGGTGGCAGGCCTTGCAGGGAGGGG GCAACAGTGGGGAGCATCCAAATGGAGTCCCACTTTCCAACCTTGGGGCTGCTGCATCGGCCTCCCACATGTGACCTCCCAGGCCCTGATGCTGCTGCTTTTGAAGGGGGTGAGGCCTGATGGGCAGGTCAAGTCGGTCCTTCAGGGAGGGGTCTACCCTCCCTTGCCCGGGGGTGGTGCCCGCCTTGGCCCTCCGCTTGCCCTTGTGCGCGTGCTCAGCTGCTGTGCTTGCCTTTTTTGGAGTGGGGAGAAGAATGGGATGACGTCGGAGGAAGGAAAAGACTGTCTTGCATTCATAGAGAGCACTTTATGCTTTTCCTCGCCCTTGCAGAGTCTGGGTGGTCTCAGTGGGGGCTCAGGACAGTCAGCTCAAGACAGCCAAGTCAGGTATTATTATGATcatttttatcatcatcatctgtATAAGACAAATGACACAGCCAGTTAG